A window from Sphingobacterium hotanense encodes these proteins:
- a CDS encoding serine hydrolase domain-containing protein: MNYFFKFLKWLAISLVSLVLVLLIAMYAFGVDYILKGVYVIYMQGHQTAYLDDYRYFDNHKIDAGTPQSWAKSTAYNSVPLTDSLKRIHERWGSVAYVIIHQDSVWFEEYYGGYSDSSKSNSFSMAKSITAALLGKALEEGKVSSLQQKVKDFVPELAGPFAEALTMENLVSMSSGITWDESYYNPFSITTRLYFDKDIQGAIPALPVDKQPGLKFIYQSGDTQMLGIALQRATKSTLSELMSTYFWKPMGAEHSAIWQVDSEKYGIEKAYCCIASNAKDFARFGKLYLNHGRWNGQQLLDSAYVAKSIQPRYPESPQYGYGWWMGQYKDKRYFYMDGHLGQYVIVVPQDELIIVRLGHGIDKIGRNNPQSSFYNFIDQAYQMLGSRIQ, translated from the coding sequence ATGAATTACTTCTTCAAGTTTCTTAAATGGTTAGCAATCTCTCTTGTTAGCCTTGTTCTCGTTTTGCTTATTGCTATGTATGCCTTTGGGGTAGATTATATATTAAAAGGTGTTTATGTCATCTATATGCAGGGTCATCAGACCGCCTATCTCGACGATTATCGCTATTTCGACAACCATAAGATCGACGCTGGCACCCCACAGTCTTGGGCAAAATCTACCGCTTACAACTCCGTCCCGCTGACGGATTCCTTAAAACGCATTCACGAACGTTGGGGATCTGTTGCCTACGTCATCATCCATCAAGATAGCGTTTGGTTCGAGGAATACTATGGAGGCTATTCAGACAGCTCAAAATCCAATTCCTTTTCGATGGCGAAAAGCATTACTGCTGCTCTTTTAGGAAAAGCACTGGAAGAAGGAAAAGTGAGCAGCCTGCAGCAAAAGGTGAAGGATTTTGTGCCCGAACTGGCTGGTCCATTCGCTGAGGCCTTGACTATGGAAAATTTAGTCTCCATGAGTTCGGGCATCACTTGGGATGAGAGCTATTATAATCCCTTCTCCATTACTACCCGATTATACTTCGATAAGGATATTCAGGGCGCCATTCCTGCACTTCCTGTTGACAAACAACCTGGTTTGAAGTTTATATACCAAAGTGGCGATACGCAGATGCTCGGAATCGCTTTACAACGCGCTACAAAATCTACCTTGAGTGAATTGATGTCCACTTACTTCTGGAAGCCGATGGGCGCTGAACATAGCGCTATCTGGCAGGTGGATAGTGAGAAATACGGAATTGAAAAGGCCTATTGCTGCATTGCCAGCAACGCCAAAGACTTTGCGAGATTTGGAAAACTATATCTAAACCATGGTCGATGGAACGGACAGCAGTTGCTTGATTCGGCTTATGTTGCCAAATCGATACAACCTAGATATCCCGAGTCACCACAGTATGGCTATGGTTGGTGGATGGGCCAATATAAGGATAAACGTTATTTCTATATGGATGGGCATTTGGGGCAATATGTAATCGTGGTGCCGCAAGATGAACTGATAATCGTACGCCTCGGTCATGGCATTGATAAGATTGGCCGAAATAACCCTCAATCTTCTTTCTATAACTTTATCGATCAGGCTTATCAGATGCTAGGGTCTCGTATTCAGTAG
- a CDS encoding HAD family hydrolase, translating to MKNFAAIFDMDGVIAHTNPYHAKAFEVFFDRHKISYNEQQFEQHMYGKHNSYIFSHFFGRKILGEELLSLEDEKEGLFREIYKSEAKSLPYLQEFLTDLKEHDFKLGVATSAPRANMDLILDALAIRPFFQSTLGSENVSLHKPHPEVYLKSAANLGVDPHHCMVFEDSFSGVTAGLNAGMQVVGVLSSHKQEELPVCTSYIPHYKHIDAKQVLHMIHSYVG from the coding sequence ATGAAAAATTTTGCAGCAATCTTTGATATGGATGGCGTTATCGCACATACTAATCCATATCACGCCAAAGCCTTTGAAGTATTTTTTGATCGTCACAAGATTTCTTACAACGAGCAGCAGTTTGAACAGCATATGTATGGCAAGCATAACAGCTATATATTTTCCCATTTTTTCGGGCGTAAGATCTTGGGTGAGGAACTGCTGAGCTTAGAAGATGAAAAAGAAGGCTTGTTCCGTGAGATTTATAAATCGGAGGCGAAATCCCTTCCCTATCTGCAAGAGTTTCTCACAGATCTTAAAGAACACGATTTTAAACTTGGAGTGGCGACATCGGCGCCTCGCGCAAATATGGATCTTATTCTGGATGCACTTGCGATCCGCCCATTTTTTCAATCCACTTTAGGCAGTGAGAATGTCAGTTTGCATAAGCCACATCCGGAGGTTTATTTGAAATCAGCAGCTAATTTGGGCGTAGATCCACACCATTGTATGGTTTTCGAAGATTCTTTTTCAGGCGTTACGGCAGGTTTGAACGCGGGGATGCAGGTTGTAGGCGTATTGAGCTCGCATAAGCAAGAGGAACTGCCTGTATGTACAAGCTATATCCCTCATTATAAACATATCGATGCTAAACAAGTGCTCCATATGATCCATTCTTATGTGGGATAA
- a CDS encoding sulfite exporter TauE/SafE family protein gives MWDNALALIPSPMGWVLYFFCAMLIGTSKTGIQNVGTLAVPLFALLFGAKYSTGIVLILLCIADLVAVIYYRKQFNWSEVKKLLPFAAIGLIIGLIVGDYIDDRIFKILMGACIILGVGIMLWGNRQDKINQSTEFTKKWWYSPLFGLITGFSTMIGNAAGPTLTVYLFSKKLDKYTLVATGAWFIMILNFSKIPLQLFVWKNLSWEGFVLNLLAIPFILLGGFIGIKLVKILPEREFKIVILSLVVLSALMLIVF, from the coding sequence ATGTGGGATAATGCATTAGCATTAATACCATCACCGATGGGCTGGGTACTTTATTTTTTCTGTGCCATGCTTATCGGTACCTCAAAAACAGGAATCCAAAATGTTGGCACCCTGGCGGTACCCTTATTCGCCCTGCTATTTGGTGCGAAATATTCTACCGGTATTGTTCTCATTCTGCTGTGTATTGCTGATTTAGTTGCTGTTATTTACTATAGAAAGCAATTCAACTGGTCGGAAGTCAAAAAACTCCTGCCCTTTGCCGCTATAGGTTTGATCATCGGACTAATCGTTGGCGATTATATAGATGATCGAATCTTCAAAATTTTAATGGGCGCCTGTATTATCCTAGGCGTTGGAATCATGCTCTGGGGCAATCGGCAAGACAAAATAAACCAAAGTACAGAATTCACCAAGAAATGGTGGTACTCGCCTTTATTTGGACTTATAACCGGTTTTTCAACCATGATAGGCAACGCAGCAGGCCCAACCTTAACTGTTTACCTCTTCTCCAAGAAACTGGATAAATACACCTTGGTCGCAACCGGCGCCTGGTTTATTATGATCCTCAACTTTTCAAAAATCCCTCTCCAATTATTCGTCTGGAAGAATCTTTCCTGGGAAGGCTTCGTCCTTAATCTTTTAGCTATCCCCTTTATATTGCTAGGCGGCTTTATAGGAATCAAACTCGTAAAAATACTACCCGAACGAGAATTTAAAATCGTGATCCTAAGCCTAGTGGTGTTATCTGCTTTGATGCTTATTGTTTTTTAG
- a CDS encoding OmpA family protein: protein MIKRISIPLVLLSVLFISSCGVSKKTHQALEQQHRDLAELYQKSQVDLAESRSRVKSLEDQLEQERKNNASLKEALARLQATLDNSISNTSQGNANISKLVDEINASNKYIQHLVNTKAKSDSLNMVLTNNLTRSLSREEMKDVDVQVLKGVVYISLSDNMLYKSGSYEISDKAGETLSKIAKIIQDYKDYDVLIEGNTDSDPINKANIRNNWDLSTLRASSVVQALQNNYGVDPKRLTAGGRGEYNPIASNGTPEGKARNRRTQIIITPKLDQFMELIDKAPETNDVPETE from the coding sequence ATGATCAAACGTATAAGTATTCCATTAGTCTTGTTGAGCGTTTTATTTATCTCCTCTTGCGGGGTAAGTAAGAAAACGCACCAAGCATTAGAACAGCAACATAGGGATCTTGCTGAGCTATATCAAAAAAGTCAAGTAGATCTAGCAGAAAGTCGTTCAAGAGTAAAAAGCTTAGAGGATCAGCTAGAACAGGAACGTAAGAACAATGCTTCGCTAAAAGAGGCTCTAGCAAGATTGCAAGCTACGTTAGACAACAGTATCAGCAATACTTCCCAAGGAAATGCGAATATCTCTAAACTGGTAGACGAGATCAACGCATCCAACAAATACATTCAACATTTAGTAAATACCAAAGCGAAAAGCGACTCGCTTAATATGGTGTTGACAAACAACTTAACGCGTTCATTGAGCCGTGAAGAAATGAAGGATGTTGATGTACAAGTATTAAAAGGTGTTGTTTACATCTCTTTATCGGATAATATGCTTTACAAATCCGGTAGCTACGAAATCTCTGATAAAGCAGGAGAGACCCTATCGAAGATCGCCAAGATTATTCAAGATTACAAAGATTACGATGTGCTAATCGAGGGTAATACGGACTCCGACCCGATTAATAAAGCGAATATCCGCAACAACTGGGATTTAAGTACATTGCGTGCATCCTCTGTTGTACAAGCATTACAAAACAACTACGGAGTAGATCCTAAACGCTTAACTGCCGGTGGTCGCGGTGAATATAACCCAATCGCCAGCAACGGTACGCCAGAAGGAAAAGCTCGAAACCGTAGAACACAAATTATTATTACGCCGAAGTTAGACCAATTCATGGAATTGATCGATAAGGCACCGGAAACAAATGATGTTCCAGAAACAGAATAA
- a CDS encoding alpha/beta hydrolase — MKLHYLLLIMVTLFTSCSGPTAPSDPIPTHETFTINSSQVGEVRTINVWVPDSYNAGQDSLAVMYMADGGIKEDFPHIANTLAKLVKEEKIEPLILVGIENTERRRDLTGFTEVEKDKEIAPVVGGADKFRAFIAKELFPEIDKRYRTTSERSIIGESASGLFVMETFFLAPTMFTNYIAFDPSLWWNNHYLVGTAKDHLSKFPEDGKRIWFAGSGAEDISTFTKQLADILEKEKSSNIQWHYADEPKESHATIFRATKEKAILWTLNPSR; from the coding sequence ATGAAATTACACTATCTATTACTCATAATGGTCACCCTGTTTACAAGCTGTTCTGGTCCGACAGCGCCCAGCGATCCTATTCCCACTCACGAAACTTTCACAATCAATTCCTCACAGGTTGGCGAAGTTAGGACGATCAATGTTTGGGTGCCGGACTCCTATAACGCCGGTCAAGATTCCTTAGCGGTGATGTATATGGCGGACGGCGGAATCAAGGAAGATTTTCCTCATATCGCGAATACCTTAGCAAAACTTGTCAAAGAAGAGAAAATAGAGCCTTTGATTCTGGTTGGAATCGAAAATACCGAACGCAGAAGAGACCTAACTGGATTTACGGAAGTAGAAAAAGATAAAGAGATCGCCCCTGTAGTAGGCGGGGCGGATAAATTTAGAGCATTTATAGCGAAGGAACTATTCCCCGAGATCGATAAACGCTATCGAACAACCTCTGAGAGAAGCATTATTGGGGAGTCAGCATCGGGTCTTTTTGTGATGGAGACATTTTTTCTAGCTCCAACTATGTTCACTAACTACATTGCTTTTGACCCCTCACTTTGGTGGAATAATCATTATTTGGTGGGAACGGCCAAGGATCATCTATCTAAATTTCCCGAAGACGGAAAAAGAATCTGGTTTGCCGGTTCCGGTGCGGAGGATATTTCAACATTCACGAAACAATTAGCTGACATTCTCGAAAAGGAGAAATCGTCCAATATCCAATGGCATTATGCTGATGAACCTAAAGAAAGCCATGCGACTATTTTTAGAGCAACGAAAGAGAAAGCTATTTTGTGGACACTTAATCCTAGTAGATAA
- a CDS encoding class I SAM-dependent methyltransferase, which yields MEKFELFENERATAYDSFVKNWIPNYNVFLNMIPHLFNDSTNDKLLAVGCGTGNEILVLKQNGYNGSIMGIDPSPEMIAQATHKLKDYEDIVLKEVLVSQLTIDHQFNAATLILVLHFLKDDGDKLDLLRDISIRLEPKALLIMLDITGNDMEIRKNLEILEQLLPPDMDQNEIAKRLDRIYRELHHVSEQRIIELFTEAGFEEPTKFFQSTIYMGWTARKKN from the coding sequence ATGGAGAAGTTTGAATTATTCGAAAATGAGCGGGCAACAGCATACGATAGTTTCGTCAAGAACTGGATACCAAACTATAATGTTTTCCTCAATATGATCCCACATCTTTTCAACGATTCGACAAATGATAAACTATTAGCAGTCGGTTGTGGAACAGGAAATGAGATTTTGGTACTCAAGCAGAATGGTTATAATGGCTCAATTATGGGCATTGACCCCTCCCCAGAAATGATTGCTCAGGCCACTCATAAGTTAAAAGACTATGAAGATATCGTACTGAAAGAAGTCTTGGTTTCTCAACTGACCATAGATCATCAATTTAATGCTGCAACACTGATATTGGTGCTTCACTTCCTGAAGGATGATGGTGACAAGCTGGATTTACTTCGCGATATTTCTATCCGATTAGAGCCGAAAGCTTTATTGATCATGCTAGATATTACAGGAAACGACATGGAAATCAGAAAGAATTTAGAGATCCTCGAGCAACTGCTTCCTCCCGATATGGATCAAAATGAAATTGCTAAACGCTTGGACCGCATTTATCGTGAGCTACACCATGTCTCGGAACAAAGGATAATAGAGCTTTTTACTGAAGCCGGATTCGAAGAGCCGACCAAGTTCTTTCAGAGCACAATCTACATGGGTTGGACGGCAAGAAAGAAAAACTAA
- a CDS encoding DUF6807 domain-containing protein: MKNILNILLILCVILNSCAPSKSLQNRNTKAERFSIIEVPASQRVDILLDGKRYTSYMYADSLKKPILFPLMTKNGNFVTRGWPIEPRANERTDHPHQMGLWFNYGDVNGLDFWNNSTSRSPNERMKYGAIVHQKVNSIAASNNSALLRVSKLWLFPTSEPLLSEECTYKFQVSKEGQIMISIRVSLNALRDVNFDDNKEGLLAIRVARELEQSYMQKTTFTDAYGIEDSVARVDNQGVTGVYYSSEGKVGDDVFGTRGRWAMLNGVIHKEEVSLIILDHPQNVGYPSYWFARGYGLFAANPLGQRVFSKGQEELKYKLAKGESAVFKYQVVIHSGSHLDSQTADQFSRDFANQ, translated from the coding sequence ATGAAGAATATTCTAAACATACTCCTAATACTATGTGTGATACTAAACTCATGTGCGCCATCTAAAAGCCTGCAGAACCGAAATACAAAAGCAGAAAGGTTCTCCATTATTGAGGTTCCTGCCAGCCAACGTGTTGACATTCTTTTGGATGGAAAGCGCTATACCTCATACATGTATGCCGATAGTTTGAAAAAACCAATACTTTTTCCTTTGATGACAAAAAATGGAAATTTTGTTACTAGAGGATGGCCAATCGAGCCTCGTGCCAACGAACGGACTGACCATCCTCATCAAATGGGGCTTTGGTTTAATTATGGTGATGTCAATGGTTTAGATTTTTGGAATAACTCCACATCTAGATCGCCAAATGAAAGAATGAAGTATGGTGCTATCGTTCATCAGAAGGTGAATAGCATTGCGGCCAGCAACAATAGTGCGTTGCTTCGAGTTTCGAAACTCTGGCTGTTCCCAACGTCAGAACCTCTATTGAGTGAAGAATGTACTTATAAATTCCAAGTTTCTAAGGAAGGGCAAATTATGATTAGCATTCGTGTTAGCTTGAATGCTTTGCGAGATGTTAACTTTGATGATAATAAAGAAGGATTACTCGCCATTCGAGTGGCAAGAGAACTGGAGCAATCCTATATGCAGAAAACGACCTTTACGGACGCCTACGGGATAGAAGATTCCGTAGCTAGGGTCGATAATCAGGGAGTTACAGGTGTTTATTACAGCAGCGAAGGGAAAGTAGGGGATGATGTATTTGGAACTCGAGGTCGTTGGGCAATGTTGAACGGGGTCATCCATAAAGAAGAAGTAAGTCTTATTATCCTAGATCATCCCCAAAACGTTGGATATCCAAGCTATTGGTTTGCGCGAGGGTATGGCTTATTTGCAGCTAACCCTCTCGGTCAAAGAGTGTTTAGCAAAGGCCAAGAAGAACTGAAATATAAACTCGCAAAAGGCGAGTCCGCAGTGTTTAAGTATCAAGTTGTGATCCATTCCGGAAGCCATCTCGACTCTCAAACTGCTGATCAGTTTTCGAGGGATTTTGCCAATCAGTAA
- a CDS encoding RagB/SusD family nutrient uptake outer membrane protein has protein sequence MKKNKYISFNICLAILIGSTISCSKILEEEPKGMINETFLATESGLKNLSISQYFQCRNIVEDLRFTGVYPSDITTYSVNSVDAIEIGSGNTSNMPTLGAFSTFWRHLYAGVNNMNFGLESLETVAFNGSETVRGELSFFRAWFNLMIVESWGTGAHFAEKSTNSILTDGNQQPIEVFYKRILSDINTAIVDLPLSSAERGRLTKPAADAMKTRILLALAGYNQTVITASGYDSKEKLYTEAKQLADNVINNYQYSLLPNFEDIFDVKNEGNAETIWAVQFSAEDKFNTSDLSTGGHGLHRYWVGNYNRSARTGQIVPRMYGHSIYYGREYRHAMMTRYFLKLFNASEDKRTEGTIQTVWRALWNESTQSESDYGVPFKDGKPTDTVLFKPLYDVDEATAQAYAKRGIAIDGLNHIYDANGTPKPAARSWHHTMTKHLDPSRKVPKEEASHKDVIILRLGEIYLNAAECAYNLNDKAGAANYIHKLRERARKTSTSLPVSASNITLDFLLDERARELGGEMLRWFDLKRTHKLAERSKAFNPDAVGVQDIHVLRPVPQSELDKVTNRDQFVQNPGYPSK, from the coding sequence ATGAAAAAAAATAAATATATAAGCTTTAATATTTGCCTTGCTATTCTTATCGGTTCCACTATTTCTTGTAGCAAAATATTAGAAGAAGAACCGAAAGGTATGATCAACGAAACATTTTTGGCAACTGAAAGTGGGTTGAAAAACCTCTCCATTTCTCAATATTTTCAGTGTCGGAATATAGTTGAGGATTTACGATTTACTGGTGTCTACCCTTCTGATATTACGACCTATTCAGTGAACAGCGTCGATGCAATAGAAATTGGATCTGGTAATACCAGTAACATGCCTACGCTAGGAGCTTTTTCTACTTTTTGGCGACACCTATATGCTGGAGTCAACAACATGAATTTTGGATTAGAGTCTTTGGAAACTGTAGCTTTTAATGGTTCGGAAACTGTTAGAGGAGAGCTGAGTTTCTTTAGAGCGTGGTTCAATTTGATGATAGTAGAAAGCTGGGGGACAGGAGCACATTTTGCTGAAAAATCTACCAATTCAATACTTACTGATGGTAATCAACAGCCTATTGAAGTATTTTACAAGCGCATCTTAAGTGATATCAACACTGCGATAGTGGACCTGCCGCTTAGTTCTGCCGAACGCGGACGCCTAACAAAACCTGCCGCGGATGCAATGAAAACCCGCATCTTATTGGCTTTAGCTGGATATAATCAGACCGTGATTACTGCGTCGGGATATGATAGCAAAGAGAAACTTTACACGGAAGCCAAGCAACTGGCCGACAATGTCATCAATAACTATCAGTACAGTTTATTGCCTAATTTCGAAGATATATTCGACGTGAAGAATGAAGGCAACGCTGAAACAATCTGGGCTGTTCAGTTCTCTGCAGAGGATAAATTTAACACAAGCGATTTGTCGACTGGAGGACATGGTTTACATCGATATTGGGTAGGAAATTATAATCGTTCTGCCAGAACCGGACAAATCGTACCTAGAATGTATGGACACTCCATTTATTATGGACGTGAATACCGACATGCGATGATGACGAGATACTTTTTAAAATTGTTTAACGCTTCTGAAGATAAGAGGACCGAGGGAACAATTCAAACCGTTTGGAGAGCACTCTGGAATGAAAGTACACAATCGGAGAGTGATTACGGTGTGCCTTTCAAGGATGGAAAACCCACGGATACCGTGCTTTTTAAACCTTTATACGATGTCGATGAAGCCACCGCTCAGGCTTATGCTAAGCGTGGTATTGCTATTGATGGCTTAAACCATATTTATGATGCCAATGGTACTCCAAAACCTGCTGCGAGAAGTTGGCACCATACAATGACTAAACATTTAGATCCGTCGAGAAAAGTGCCAAAAGAGGAAGCTTCGCATAAGGACGTCATCATATTGCGTTTAGGAGAAATATACTTAAATGCAGCTGAATGCGCATACAATTTGAATGATAAAGCAGGGGCAGCGAACTACATCCACAAATTAAGAGAAAGAGCACGAAAGACTTCTACATCTCTTCCTGTCAGCGCCTCTAACATTACATTAGATTTTCTGCTTGATGAGCGAGCAAGAGAACTAGGGGGCGAGATGCTTCGATGGTTTGATTTGAAACGGACTCATAAGTTGGCGGAAAGATCAAAGGCATTTAATCCTGATGCTGTCGGAGTACAAGATATTCATGTACTGCGACCTGTTCCTCAATCTGAATTGGATAAAGTGACTAATCGGGATCAATTTGTTCAAAATCCAGGTTATCCAAGCAAATAA
- a CDS encoding SusC/RagA family TonB-linked outer membrane protein produces the protein MPKDEDVFAPAELEIVKGGQFVDWQDLMYRKQSMNQEHNISVAHGSEKTQMMILAGYRDEEGYYKTNDFKRYNLSVNLDHRINDELKIGLSSRLSNSDRNLFWAPDVNLLYMNPTATPYDAEGNMIWNPSVQQTAAWNILANYQEPYINNDNYIKSFNVLYAEYSFFDGFKLRSNFGLDLAQQKRREYYGSMTTLRYGRADYARKADESRIGILWDNILSYDKTFGKHSYNGTFVVSYQQQKTNGFFASGEGFPGEELEDWNLNSATQNILIGSDYEKWTLGSLLGRFQYGYANKYLLNFSFRADGSSVLADGSSVLADGNKWGYFPAVSAAWVINEEEFFDSKIVNSLKLRGSYGVVGNSAIAPYSTLANTMQATYNFGEKTYYGYKLGGLVNKELGWEYSGTYNFGLDFGLWSNRLSGTLEFYKTATTDLLMKRSLPDFSGSESPGSSGVGSSPASVFQNIGSTSNTGFEAMVTSNNIVRDNFSWSTTLNFYTNREKIVSLLTDEDMVGNKWFIGSPIGVFYDYDKLGIWQSEEKDAAAVYQRKPGDPKLRDVNNDGVIDLITIE, from the coding sequence ATTCCGAAAGACGAGGATGTATTCGCACCTGCAGAGCTTGAAATTGTTAAAGGTGGGCAGTTTGTCGATTGGCAGGATCTTATGTATAGAAAGCAAAGCATGAACCAAGAACATAACATTAGTGTTGCGCACGGCTCAGAGAAAACACAAATGATGATTTTAGCAGGATATCGTGATGAAGAAGGCTATTATAAGACAAATGATTTCAAAAGGTACAATTTAAGTGTCAATCTTGACCATCGCATCAATGACGAGTTGAAAATCGGATTGTCGTCTCGTCTTTCAAATAGCGATCGAAATTTATTCTGGGCGCCTGATGTAAATCTTTTGTATATGAATCCAACGGCCACACCGTACGATGCAGAAGGTAATATGATATGGAATCCTTCAGTGCAGCAAACGGCGGCTTGGAATATACTGGCAAACTACCAAGAACCATATATCAATAACGATAATTACATTAAAAGCTTTAACGTATTATATGCAGAGTACAGTTTTTTTGATGGATTTAAGCTTCGATCTAATTTCGGACTTGATCTAGCACAACAGAAACGTCGTGAATACTATGGATCAATGACCACGTTACGTTATGGTCGTGCTGATTACGCTCGCAAGGCTGACGAATCGCGGATTGGAATCCTTTGGGACAACATATTGAGCTACGACAAAACCTTTGGTAAGCACAGTTATAATGGAACTTTCGTTGTTAGTTATCAGCAGCAGAAAACTAACGGTTTCTTTGCATCGGGAGAAGGATTCCCAGGTGAGGAACTTGAAGATTGGAATCTCAATTCTGCAACCCAAAATATCTTGATTGGAAGTGATTATGAAAAATGGACACTTGGTTCGCTACTTGGACGATTTCAATATGGATATGCTAATAAATACCTCCTTAATTTCTCTTTTAGAGCAGATGGTTCTTCTGTGTTGGCAGATGGTTCTTCTGTGTTGGCGGATGGGAATAAATGGGGCTATTTTCCGGCAGTGTCTGCAGCCTGGGTAATCAACGAGGAGGAATTCTTTGATTCGAAAATAGTGAACTCTTTAAAGTTAAGAGGAAGCTACGGTGTGGTTGGTAATTCCGCAATTGCCCCATATTCAACTTTAGCCAATACAATGCAAGCGACTTATAACTTTGGAGAAAAAACCTATTATGGATACAAGTTGGGAGGTTTGGTAAATAAAGAATTGGGATGGGAGTATTCTGGTACTTATAATTTTGGTTTAGACTTCGGACTTTGGTCCAATCGCCTTAGTGGAACCTTAGAGTTTTACAAAACAGCAACAACGGATTTACTAATGAAGAGAAGCTTACCAGATTTTTCAGGATCTGAAAGTCCTGGCTCATCAGGTGTTGGATCGTCTCCAGCTAGCGTTTTCCAAAATATTGGTAGTACAAGTAATACAGGTTTCGAAGCGATGGTTACTTCAAACAATATCGTTAGAGATAATTTTTCATGGAGTACAACTCTCAATTTCTACACTAATCGAGAAAAAATCGTCAGTCTTTTGACAGACGAGGATATGGTTGGAAATAAGTGGTTTATCGGTTCTCCTATCGGTGTGTTTTATGATTACGATAAATTAGGAATATGGCAATCCGAAGAAAAGGACGCAGCAGCGGTTTATCAAAGAAAACCTGGAGATCCAAAACTTAGAGACGTCAATAACGACGGGGTAATCGATCTGATCACGATCGAGTAG
- a CDS encoding TonB-dependent receptor plug domain-containing protein: MIKRTINFRGVPIVVLFMMIGFLSFAQERIIRGKITDMEGNALEGVSIKLKDIAGAGTLSANDGSFSLEASSDAKVLQISNVGYNSKEINIAPSESFLTITLEATTQDFEEVVVVGYGAMKKRDLTGAVASVNAKDLNTIPAGNPLEALQGKISGVDIGAVTSPGSAPRIRIRGNRSLNASNEPRYVVDGIPRNSIDDIPVNDIESMEVLKDAASTAIYGSRGANGVVLVSTRRAKANSPTSISYNTYVGMNRARFPNMMSGE, encoded by the coding sequence CGGCTTTTTATCTTTCGCCCAGGAGAGGATAATTCGTGGGAAGATTACAGATATGGAGGGAAATGCCCTAGAAGGAGTAAGTATTAAACTTAAAGATATTGCAGGTGCAGGAACTTTATCAGCAAATGATGGGTCATTCTCTTTGGAAGCATCATCTGATGCTAAAGTTTTACAAATTAGCAATGTCGGTTATAATTCAAAAGAAATCAACATCGCTCCATCCGAGTCGTTTTTAACAATTACCCTAGAAGCAACGACTCAAGATTTTGAGGAAGTTGTTGTAGTTGGATACGGCGCAATGAAGAAAAGGGACTTGACCGGAGCTGTCGCATCAGTTAATGCGAAAGATCTGAATACCATTCCTGCAGGAAATCCTTTGGAAGCGCTTCAAGGGAAAATATCTGGAGTCGACATTGGTGCTGTTACCTCTCCAGGGTCGGCGCCAAGAATCCGCATTCGCGGTAACAGGTCTTTGAATGCAAGTAATGAACCTCGTTATGTTGTCGATGGAATTCCAAGAAACTCAATTGATGATATTCCTGTGAATGATATAGAGTCTATGGAAGTATTGAAAGATGCTGCATCCACGGCTATCTATGGAAGCCGAGGTGCTAATGGTGTGGTGTTGGTCTCTACGCGACGTGCAAAAGCAAATAGCCCAACTTCAATTTCTTATAATACCTATGTCGGGATGAATAGGGCCCGTTTTCCGAATATGATGAGCGGCGAATAG